One Triticum dicoccoides isolate Atlit2015 ecotype Zavitan chromosome 4B, WEW_v2.0, whole genome shotgun sequence genomic window carries:
- the LOC119294643 gene encoding uncharacterized protein LOC119294643, protein MSLLGRAKGWLEKRRSTHSDRVTRAAASPSIARVSYNEDHVPLELLEDTSPARAMTFPCDEFLEAAGIKDEFYNLCANAGLTRLVTCRVTQYQKLTSSFINSFRYNPDSGAIEFKIYNDLITMTLGKFCEIIGVPNVGRTARMTTQPSELKTVFNSLCSMDTRDIHRSKISSILFPHLRYFAYYVARGVLAHDNTSNTSAPDIAILAAALSGRSDYNLGALIARRLAMNGNKGDLYDGVYATLILEHLGGTPHPDDNPFTYLSFDLAAMKRHKFVTMTSELDNLVYILRFGTTAEREIRLPAPLLFDFSRRNGWSFDVIQFDEFMAQHQFHHPMEGVVPDEEEHGELPPFQEETATEFGEGSSSVWRTDPSSWETPRSSVYAPASFYDPWTHHCSPGAGGSWGQ, encoded by the coding sequence ATGAGTTTGTTAGGAAGGGCAAAGGGGTGGCTTGAGAAGAGGAGGTCCACGCACTCCGATCGAGTCACTAGAGCCGCAGCTTCACCCTCGATTGCTAGGGTGAGCTACAACGAAGATCATGTGCCCCTGGAGTTGTTGGAAGACACAAGTCCAGCACGTGCTATGACGTTTCCATGTGATGAATTCCTTGAAGCTGCGGGAATCAAGGATGAGTTTTATAATCTTTGTGCTAATGCAGGTCTGACACGGCTCGTCACGTGCCGTGTTACTCAGTATCAAAAACTCACCTCCAGTTTCATTAACAGTTTTAGATATAATCCTGATTCAGGTGCTATTGAGTTTAAAATTTACAATGATCTTATCACCATGACTTTGGGAAAGTTTTGTGAAATAATAGGTGTGCCGAACGTTGGGAGGACGGCTAGGATGACCACTCAGCCCTCCGAGTTGAAAACCGTCTTCAACTCTCTCTGCAGCATGGATACGAGGGATATTCATCGGTCAAAGATCTCTAGCATCTTATTCCCTCACCTCAGGTATTTTGCATATTATGTTGCTAGAGGGGTGTTAGCTCATGACAACACGAGCAACACTTCTGCGCCGGATATTGCTATCCTGGCAGCAGCCCTCTCAGGGAGATCTGATTATAATCTGGGTGCCTTAATTGCTCGACGCCTTGCTATGAACGGCAACAAGGGAGACTTATATGATGGCGTTTATGCCACACTTATTTTAGAACATCTTGGAGGCACCCCACACCCTGATGATAATCCTTTTACTTATTTAAGCTTTGATCTTGCTGCTATGAAAAGGCATAAGTTTGTTACCATGACTTCTGAGCTTGATAATCTTGTTTATATCTTGCGTTTCGGAACTACCGCGGAACGCGAGATCCGTCTACCTGCACCTCTTTTGTTTGATTTTTCTCGTAGGAACGGATGGTCCTTTGATGTTATCCAGTTCGATGAGTTCATGGCCCAGCATCAGTTTCATCACCCCATGGAGGGAGTTGTGCCCGACGAGGAGGAGCACGGTGAGTTACCACCTTTTCAGGAAGAAAccgccaccgagtttggtgaagggTCTTCCTCTGTTTGGCGTACGGACCCTTCCTCATGGGAGACTCCGAGGAGTTCGGTGTATGCGCCAGCATCCTTCTACGACCCTTGGACTCACCATTGTTCCCCCGGAGCAGGAGGCTCCTGGGGACAGTAG